From Eriocheir sinensis breed Jianghai 21 chromosome 37, ASM2467909v1, whole genome shotgun sequence, one genomic window encodes:
- the LOC127008060 gene encoding dual specificity protein phosphatase 18-like encodes MPEKYRRSEVVRLTSATPREVETEVSPCGPLREDALWSSLPSQPSTTTKGITTNTNITTNTTTNNNNSNSHSSSSSARLRSRGGTAAEGRAGHISQIAEGLFLSGARAVRPARVAELGVTCVVNATAELPNAPLEGVRVVAVRVPDEPSADLGSHLAAAADTIHEELSRGGRVLVHCVAGVSRSPALVLAYLVRHGGMTLRDAFLHVRAARPSARPNSGFFSQLIDFEEQELGRGSVSLCHTPGGRVPDVCLEEVAAMQDKRCLGALGDRRALQRVYA; translated from the exons ATGCCGGAGAAGTATCGCAGGTCAGAGGTCGTGAGGCTGACCTCCGCCACGCCGAGAGAAGTCGAAACAGAG GTGTCACCTTGCGGGCCCTTGAGGGAAGACGCGCTGTGGAGCTCCCTACCAAGCCAGCCCTCCACCACTACCAAaggcatcaccaccaacaccaacatcactaccaacaccactaccaacaacaacaacagtaacagccatagcagcagcagcagtgcccGCCTCAGGTCCCGCGGGGGCACGGCGGCCGAGGGTCGTGCGGGCCACATCTCACAGATCGCCGAGGGCCTCTTCCTGAGCGGTGCTCGCGCCGTTCGTCCGGCGCGCGTCGCTGAGTTGGGCGTGACATGCGTCGTGAACGCCACCGCGGAGCTGCCCAACGCCCCACTGGAGGGTGTGCGGGTGGTGGCGGTGCGGGTGCCGGACGAGCCCTCGGCGGACTTGGGCAGccacctcgccgccgccgccgacaccaTCCACGAGGAGCTGTCCCGGGGCGGTCGCGTGCTAGTGCACTGCGTGGCGGGCGTCAGCCGTTCCCCCGCCCTGGTACTCGCCTACCTGGTGCGGCACGGGGGCATGACGCTGCGCGATGCCTTTCTGCACGTGCGAGCGGCGCGGCCCTCCGCCAGGCCCAACAGCGGGTTCTTCTCGCAGCTCATCGACTTCGAGGAGCAGGAGCTTGGCCGTGGCAGCGTGTCGCTCTGCCACACCCCTGGCGGCCGTGTGCCTGACGTGTGCCTGGAGGAGGTGGCGGCCATGCAGGACAAGCGGTGCCTCGGGGCCCTCGGGGACAGGCGGGCTCTGCAGCGGGTGTACGCGTAG
- the LOC127008061 gene encoding uncharacterized protein LOC127008061 produces MVVSPKAVCVAVVVVVCSAALQVHGGKITFPGDVAVREEEVVKRDNARAEVEARTEGEEDVVMQEDKRGDAARGLWESDIFFLQKLSGLFGGDDEVERKGGGGGGRRPPYPYRRKVPPSSSNLRPELLPLQILSNRRTEGGGGVGGGGKRPQFRPPPPPRPPPPPPPPPSSLVPPGANTLRPPPPNSFATGFANQEQGRPKRPLQGQPGFPGGNLQPPATPVHFHRPPTRTPAHPNVLPHLPHKDLLPQHSQPQQVSLPAVQPTSNFPYNFVRPINGAQNNHINALPPAGPHLAPAPAGPHLAPAPAGPHLAPAPAGPHLAHAPAGPHLAPAPASPHLSPPRPHVKVPPVQVSHAPRPPPTPTRPHLKPSKPMPTRQGITPEQGRPQHPSKTTKPKKPALWGSAASASPSQRPQTPLKRPPQTQHHSRPHPQPQRVFIPPPKVVHKKDTNSGSIGAPPPHHNLPFNPSPQEGKSDSDAFQPVFVASPFLDDLGDDVMKPMLVKGRQIPTTKKPTLRAPELQDFF; encoded by the coding sequence GTGCATGGAGGAAAAATCACATTCCCCGGAGACGTGgcggtgagggaagaggaggtggtgaagagggACAATGCGAGAGCCGAGGTGGAGGCGaggacagagggggaggaggacgtggTTATGCAGGAGGATAAAAGAGGGGATGCCGCTAGAGGGCTGTGGGAGAGTGACATTTTCTTCCTGCAAAAACTCTCTGGTCTGTTTGGAGGAGATGacgaggtggagagaaaaggagggggaggaggggggagaaggccACCCTACCCCTACCGACGCaaagttcctccttcctcctccaaccttCGCCCTGAGCTTCTTCCTCTCCAGATCCTCTCCAACCgaaggactgaaggaggaggaggtgtaggaggaggaggaaagaggcctCAGttccgtcctccacctcctccacggcctcccccacctcctcctcctccaccctcctccctcgtccctcccGGCGCCAACACCCTCAGGCCGCCGCCCCCCAATTCCTTCGCAACGGGATTCGCCAACCAGGAGCAAGGGAGACCTAAGCGCCCCCTGCAAGGCCAGCCAGGGTTTCCAGGGGGTAATCTGCAGCCCCCAGCCACCCCCGTCCACTTCCATCGCCCCCCTACACGCACCCCAGCCCACCCGAACGTgctcccccacctccctcacaAAGACCTTCTCCCCCAGCACTCACAGCCGCAGCAAGTCTCCCTCCCCGCCGTCCAGCCTACCTCAAACTTCCCCTACAACTTTGTGAGGCCTATTAACGGGGCGCAGAATAACCACATCAACGCTCTCCCCCCTGCCGGCCCACACCTCGCCCCCGCCCCCGCAGGCCCACACCTCGCCCCCGCCCCCGCAGGCCCACACCTCGCCCCCGCCCCCGCAGGCCCACACCTCGCCCACGCCCCCGCAGGCCCACAcctcgcccccgcccccgccagcccacacctctccccccctcgcccccacgTCAAGGTACCGCCCGTACAGGTAAGCCACGCGCCTAGAccgccacccacacccaccagaCCCCACCTAAAGCCCTCCAAGCCCATGCCAACCCGCCAAGGCATCACGCCGGAGCAGGGACGCCCCCAGCATCCCAGCAAGACAACGAAACCAAAGAAACCGGCCTTATGGGGGAGCGCCGCCTCTGCCAGCCCCTCACAGCGCCCACAGACACCCTTGAAACGCCCCCCACAGACACAGCACCACAGTAGACCTCACCCTCAGCCCCAGCGCGTGTTCATACCCCCACCGAAAGTCGTGCACAAGAAGGACACGAACTCAGGAAGCATTGGAGCTCCGCCCCCCCACCACAACCTCCCCTTCAACCCGAGTCCGCAGGAGGGGAAGAGCGATTCTGACGCCTTCCAGCCCGTCTTCGTCGCCTCCCCCTTCCTGGACGACCTGGGCGATGACGTGATGAAGCCCATGCTGGTGAAGGGGCGCCAGATCCCCACCACCAAAAAGCCCACACTCCGCGCGCCCGAGCTGCAGGACTTCTTCTGA